The following proteins are encoded in a genomic region of Synechococcus sp. ROS8604:
- a CDS encoding sirohydrochlorin chelatase, which yields MSSDPSAPQPSPYGVLICGHGSRNRLAVEEFERLALGLRRRLSPIPVEHGFLEFANPILGDGLDRLREQGVERVLAIPAMLFAAGHAKNDIPSVLNTYSAETGLEIDYGRELGVDRLMIAAAGARIQEALDANPSVPLSETMLVVVGRGSSDPDANSNVAKVARMLVEGFGFGWGETVYSGVTFPLVEPGLRHVVRLGFKRIIVFPYFLFSGVLVTRIRQHSERVANDHPEVEFLHASYLGDHSRVQDTFVERVDEVLGGETAMNCSLCKYRAQVLGFETEVGLAQASHHHHVEGLTDGCDLCERECTGACQPDGVPIPLGGGHPSPTHGDHIHAHDHDHGHHPYPHAEHPLGPSTLRARRVDSKTDAPES from the coding sequence GTGAGTTCAGATCCGAGTGCGCCGCAACCATCGCCTTACGGCGTTTTAATATGTGGTCATGGCAGTAGGAATCGCTTAGCGGTTGAGGAATTTGAACGTCTCGCGCTCGGTCTTCGCCGGCGCCTGAGCCCGATTCCTGTTGAACATGGGTTTTTGGAATTTGCCAATCCAATCCTTGGGGATGGTTTGGATCGCTTAAGAGAGCAAGGGGTGGAGCGGGTTTTGGCCATTCCGGCCATGTTGTTTGCAGCAGGCCACGCCAAAAACGACATCCCGTCTGTGCTGAACACCTACAGCGCTGAAACGGGTTTGGAGATCGATTACGGCAGAGAACTGGGTGTTGATCGATTGATGATTGCAGCCGCAGGCGCTCGGATCCAAGAAGCCTTGGACGCTAATCCAAGCGTTCCTTTGTCCGAAACCATGTTGGTGGTTGTTGGACGCGGGTCATCGGATCCCGATGCCAATTCCAATGTCGCCAAGGTTGCGCGGATGCTTGTGGAAGGTTTTGGCTTCGGCTGGGGAGAAACCGTCTATTCAGGCGTGACGTTCCCGCTGGTGGAGCCAGGTCTGCGACATGTGGTGCGCCTTGGGTTTAAGCGCATCATCGTCTTCCCCTATTTCCTGTTTTCTGGTGTTCTTGTGACCAGGATTCGCCAGCACAGTGAACGCGTCGCCAACGATCATCCCGAGGTGGAATTTCTGCATGCCTCCTACCTCGGAGACCATTCAAGGGTCCAAGACACGTTTGTGGAGCGGGTGGATGAGGTGCTCGGTGGTGAAACAGCGATGAATTGCTCGCTCTGTAAATACAGAGCACAGGTGCTCGGCTTTGAGACAGAGGTGGGCCTAGCCCAGGCCAGCCACCATCACCATGTGGAGGGCCTGACCGATGGCTGCGATCTATGCGAGCGCGAGTGCACCGGTGCCTGTCAGCCCGATGGTGTGCCTATTCCGCTGGGGGGTGGGCATCCGTCTCCCACGCATGGAGACCACATACATGCTCACGACCACGACCATGGACATCACCCCTATCCGCATGCGGAACATCCCTTAGGCCCGAGCACCCTTCGTGCTCGCCGTGTGGATTCAAAGACAGATGCCCCTGAATCATGA
- a CDS encoding FAD-binding protein, translated as MTKHAALWNPLANDSHPAGWISSDAITLSNLIRQGIQPSPLMVCSGGTSSRCAADGLWTLDLRARHRQMVISEAGDEVEIGAGLSMAEVLEGLQTRGRSIPVGLSTVPGCGFVLTGGISPLSRSQGLAMDHIVGLRGVWGNGDCFELSAPVSPHEEQQQWRGLLGAAPFLAIVTAIRLRTQELTPLVIWRSIGSAQQLSIAMEVAEQWNHSASLQWTWNERIELFIVCFANDAAAIKAVESLKTRLGHCPESSMTMVPGQHAQPPFGSLARSTDLQGRIHTEIVSKLGPAWGQRWPALMAELEQLMRRRPHPGCQISAQQLGGKSSQVPVSRTSFLHRDAIWKPWCTAAWSAGDTKGRDRALEWLWQTNNLVSDYCPGAHLAQIHPHLSCHKAELHDAFQDWLPGLNQLKTHHDPHGLLPPL; from the coding sequence GTGACCAAGCATGCTGCGCTTTGGAATCCATTGGCCAACGATTCACACCCAGCAGGGTGGATCTCGTCTGATGCAATCACGCTTTCCAATCTGATTCGCCAAGGGATCCAGCCAAGCCCGTTGATGGTTTGTTCAGGGGGCACAAGCAGTCGCTGTGCTGCCGATGGACTCTGGACTCTGGACTTAAGAGCGCGCCATCGCCAGATGGTGATCAGCGAAGCAGGCGATGAGGTGGAGATTGGGGCAGGACTGTCTATGGCCGAGGTTTTAGAAGGTCTGCAAACCAGGGGGCGCTCGATCCCCGTTGGCCTCTCCACCGTTCCAGGATGCGGCTTTGTTTTAACGGGTGGCATCAGTCCCCTAAGCCGATCCCAGGGCCTAGCCATGGATCACATCGTGGGGCTGCGAGGCGTTTGGGGAAACGGCGACTGCTTCGAGCTGTCAGCCCCGGTGAGTCCCCATGAAGAGCAGCAGCAATGGAGAGGCCTGCTCGGTGCCGCTCCATTCCTAGCCATTGTCACGGCGATCCGGTTGCGTACGCAGGAGCTCACACCGCTCGTCATTTGGCGGAGCATTGGCAGCGCTCAGCAGCTTTCCATTGCGATGGAGGTGGCAGAACAGTGGAACCACAGCGCCAGCTTGCAGTGGACCTGGAACGAAAGAATTGAGCTGTTCATTGTTTGCTTTGCGAACGACGCTGCCGCGATAAAAGCGGTGGAGTCGCTGAAAACACGGCTTGGCCACTGCCCCGAATCCAGCATGACGATGGTGCCCGGCCAACACGCCCAGCCCCCCTTTGGATCGTTGGCGAGATCCACGGACCTCCAAGGGCGCATCCACACCGAAATCGTCAGCAAGCTCGGGCCAGCCTGGGGCCAACGCTGGCCGGCACTCATGGCAGAACTGGAGCAACTCATGCGCAGGCGTCCTCACCCCGGATGCCAAATCAGTGCCCAACAACTTGGTGGGAAGAGTTCTCAGGTTCCCGTTTCACGCACCTCCTTCCTTCATCGCGATGCGATCTGGAAACCATGGTGTACAGCCGCTTGGTCCGCAGGTGATACCAAGGGGCGAGACCGAGCACTGGAGTGGTTATGGCAGACCAACAACCTTGTCTCTGACTACTGCCCAGGTGCTCACCTCGCTCAGATCCATCCCCACCTGTCGTGCCACAAGGCGGAACTCCATGACGCGTTTCAAGACTGGCTTCCAGGCCTCAATCAATTGAAAACACATCACGATCCCCACGGGTTGCTGCCACCTCTCTGA
- a CDS encoding amino acid ABC transporter substrate-binding protein — protein MRVRLLALPLVSLLFVLNGCATLGEGGASRLDLIKRRTELRCGVSGKIPGFSFLQRDGSFAGLDVDICRAFAAAFTGSPDQVQYRSLTAPERFTALRTGEIDLLSRNTTFNLSRDAAGGNGVSFAPVVFHDGQGLLVKRNSGITKLSNLKGKTICVGSGTTTEQNLNDAFQARGIDYKPVKYQDLNQVIAGYLQGRCSAMTSDRSQLAAARSGFNNPEQHVILPEVLSKEPLAPLAAGGDQRLTDAMRWVIYALIAAEELGINQQNIGDKVEEAKRRPELTQLRRFLGIEGDLGQKLGLNNDFIVKVIQAVGNYGEIYDRHLGPKSAVPIPRGLNHLHSNGGVLTSPPFQ, from the coding sequence ATGAGAGTCCGTCTTCTTGCACTGCCGCTGGTTTCTCTCCTATTTGTTTTGAATGGATGCGCCACTCTCGGAGAAGGCGGTGCTTCAAGACTTGATCTGATCAAACGGAGAACAGAACTTCGCTGTGGAGTCAGCGGCAAAATTCCCGGTTTTAGTTTTCTACAAAGGGATGGATCCTTTGCAGGACTGGATGTAGACATCTGCCGAGCCTTTGCTGCGGCCTTTACTGGAAGCCCAGATCAGGTGCAGTACAGGTCTCTGACCGCTCCCGAACGATTCACTGCGCTCCGAACTGGAGAAATTGATCTGCTATCGCGCAACACCACGTTCAACCTCAGCAGAGATGCTGCGGGAGGAAACGGCGTCAGCTTCGCTCCCGTTGTGTTCCACGACGGGCAGGGGCTCTTGGTCAAGCGCAACAGTGGAATCACCAAGCTCAGCAACCTCAAGGGCAAAACCATCTGCGTGGGCTCAGGCACGACAACCGAGCAAAACCTCAACGATGCCTTTCAGGCCAGAGGGATCGACTACAAACCGGTCAAGTATCAGGATCTCAATCAAGTGATCGCCGGCTACCTCCAAGGTCGCTGCAGCGCCATGACCTCCGATCGCTCTCAGCTCGCTGCGGCCCGATCCGGCTTTAACAACCCCGAGCAACACGTCATTCTCCCTGAAGTCTTGAGCAAAGAGCCCCTCGCTCCACTGGCAGCAGGTGGTGATCAGCGACTCACCGACGCCATGCGCTGGGTGATCTATGCATTGATCGCCGCGGAAGAATTAGGCATTAACCAACAAAATATTGGAGACAAAGTTGAAGAAGCCAAACGCCGACCTGAACTCACTCAACTGAGGCGCTTTCTTGGCATAGAAGGTGATTTAGGTCAAAAGCTAGGTTTAAACAACGATTTCATTGTCAAAGTGATCCAAGCAGTAGGAAATTACGGTGAAATCTATGATCGACATCTCGGCCCTAAAAGCGCCGTGCCGATCCCTAGAGGCCTCAATCATTTGCACAGCAATGGAGGTGTGCTGACCTCACCCCCGTTCCAATGA
- a CDS encoding amino acid ABC transporter permease, which produces MASRFKPRQRRYQRWRQKPIEAAFSLFILGLIAWALWSTGSWLITGADWRVVTHNIPLYAFGSYPADQRWRPLLWMVLILILTITTLGSDRLPPALKRLQPLLPWAWILMVPTGVVLLAGTANLQAVPSRAWGGLTLTLLLTTASGALALPMGVALAIGRTSHLGLVAMLCRLYIDLMRAVPLIAVLFFGQLLLPLFLPVEIEINRVLRAVMAFALFAAAYVAEDVRGGLQSIPPTQGEAAAALGLNTSLTMRLIILPQALKIAVPALTNQAIGLLQNTSLMAILGLIELLGISRSLLANPEYIGRHLEVYVWLAGVYWLLCSGMALLAKRIERQGLLSTGS; this is translated from the coding sequence ATGGCGAGCCGATTCAAGCCTCGGCAGCGGCGTTATCAACGTTGGCGCCAAAAACCGATTGAGGCCGCATTCAGCCTTTTCATCCTCGGGTTGATTGCTTGGGCTCTCTGGTCAACCGGATCCTGGCTGATCACTGGGGCTGATTGGCGGGTTGTGACTCACAACATTCCGCTGTATGCCTTTGGCAGCTATCCCGCTGATCAACGCTGGCGGCCTTTGCTATGGATGGTCCTCATTCTGATCTTGACGATCACCACGCTGGGCAGTGATCGCTTACCTCCAGCTCTGAAACGCCTCCAGCCTCTCTTGCCATGGGCATGGATCCTGATGGTGCCCACCGGAGTTGTCCTGCTGGCCGGAACCGCCAACCTTCAAGCCGTGCCATCTCGCGCCTGGGGCGGGCTCACACTCACATTGCTGCTGACAACAGCGAGTGGGGCGTTAGCCCTGCCCATGGGTGTCGCGCTTGCGATCGGCAGAACATCCCATTTGGGTTTGGTGGCGATGCTCTGCCGCCTCTACATCGACCTCATGCGTGCCGTCCCTCTCATTGCGGTGTTGTTCTTTGGGCAATTGCTTCTACCGCTCTTCCTCCCGGTTGAAATCGAAATCAACCGAGTCTTGAGAGCGGTGATGGCGTTTGCACTGTTTGCCGCGGCCTATGTCGCTGAGGATGTGCGCGGAGGACTGCAGTCCATCCCGCCCACCCAAGGGGAAGCGGCCGCGGCCCTCGGTCTCAATACGTCCCTCACGATGAGACTGATCATTCTTCCCCAGGCACTGAAAATTGCTGTTCCGGCCTTAACCAACCAAGCGATCGGGTTGCTGCAAAACACCAGCTTAATGGCCATTCTTGGATTGATCGAGCTACTAGGAATTAGCAGAAGCTTGCTTGCAAACCCTGAATACATCGGCCGTCATCTTGAGGTTTATGTCTGGCTCGCCGGTGTCTATTGGCTGCTCTGTTCAGGGATGGCCCTTTTGGCAAAGCGAATTGAACGTCAAGGCCTCTTATCGACTGGCTCCTAA
- a CDS encoding alpha-ketoglutarate-dependent dioxygenase AlkB has translation MSWNHRVGWLEPQASAYWFGLCQEQIVWEQPQVRVYGKVHPVPRLAAFLADASVSYRYSGVTHRGQGWPDWFTPLLEKVNESCSAPFNGCLFNLYRDGDDRMGWHADDEPEIDANYPIASLSFGATRAFQFRHRQSQCREELALADGDLLVMEPECQRLWMHGLPVRRRVRTARLNLTFRVFLPSSSAAKPKSEL, from the coding sequence ATGAGCTGGAACCATCGTGTTGGCTGGCTTGAACCGCAGGCTTCGGCTTACTGGTTTGGACTGTGTCAGGAACAGATCGTCTGGGAGCAGCCCCAAGTTCGGGTTTACGGCAAGGTCCATCCTGTGCCGCGATTGGCGGCTTTCCTTGCGGACGCTTCAGTGTCGTATCGCTATAGCGGTGTGACGCATCGAGGCCAGGGATGGCCCGACTGGTTTACGCCTTTGCTTGAGAAGGTGAATGAGAGTTGTTCGGCTCCATTCAATGGATGCCTGTTCAATCTCTATCGGGATGGAGACGACCGCATGGGTTGGCATGCTGATGATGAACCGGAGATTGATGCCAACTATCCAATCGCCTCCCTTTCGTTTGGTGCCACCAGGGCTTTTCAGTTTCGTCATCGCCAGAGCCAGTGCCGAGAGGAACTAGCGCTTGCGGACGGGGATCTGCTGGTGATGGAGCCTGAGTGTCAACGCTTGTGGATGCATGGCCTTCCGGTTCGCAGGAGGGTCCGCACGGCACGGTTGAACCTCACGTTCCGAGTCTTTCTGCCATCGTCTTCAGCAGCCAAGCCCAAATCGGAATTGTGA
- a CDS encoding ABC transporter permease subunit (The N-terminal region of this protein, as described by TIGR01726, is a three transmembrane segment that identifies a subfamily of ABC transporter permease subunits, which specificities that include histidine, arginine, glutamine, glutamate, L-cystine (sic), the opines (in Agrobacterium) octopine and nopaline, etc.), translated as MNRSKRWWWQVIIVLGLLTVMGILINNLAVNLIRTGLGLSFDWLWRPAGFALSEHPLPYQPSESTAWALLMGWLNSLRVIVAGIVLATLLGVTTGAARRSLNPLLRQLAALYVGLIRQIPLLLQLLFWYFVAFLGLPSEPWAPLGAVIHLSNQGISLLGVTLSVEFAAVLLGLSVFTGASIAEVVRGGLDSVPRGQWEAFRSLGMTEGLGLRRIVLPQALPAILPALSSQYLNLAKNSTLAIAVGYADLYAVSDTTITQTGRAIEGFLLLLLSFLLLNLLINGGMQLLNRAVLKGQHHH; from the coding sequence ATGAATCGTTCGAAACGCTGGTGGTGGCAGGTCATCATCGTGCTTGGGCTCCTCACGGTGATGGGGATTCTGATTAACAACCTCGCCGTCAATTTGATAAGAACGGGCCTAGGGCTCAGTTTTGATTGGTTGTGGCGACCCGCAGGGTTCGCGCTCAGTGAGCACCCGCTTCCTTATCAACCTTCAGAAAGCACAGCCTGGGCCCTGTTGATGGGATGGTTGAACAGCTTGCGCGTGATCGTTGCAGGGATTGTGTTGGCCACCCTGCTTGGGGTCACCACCGGTGCTGCTCGCCGCAGTCTCAATCCCTTGTTGAGACAGTTAGCAGCTCTCTATGTGGGATTGATTCGTCAGATCCCTCTTCTCTTGCAGCTTCTGTTCTGGTACTTCGTTGCCTTCCTGGGACTTCCTTCCGAGCCATGGGCCCCCCTTGGAGCAGTCATTCACCTGTCGAATCAGGGGATCAGCTTGCTCGGAGTCACGCTCAGTGTGGAGTTTGCAGCCGTCCTGCTCGGACTCAGCGTGTTTACGGGAGCGTCGATTGCGGAGGTGGTTCGCGGTGGTCTCGATTCCGTGCCACGAGGTCAGTGGGAGGCCTTCCGCAGTCTTGGTATGACGGAGGGCCTGGGCTTACGCCGCATCGTCCTTCCCCAGGCCCTTCCTGCAATCCTTCCTGCCCTGAGCAGTCAATATTTGAATCTGGCTAAAAACAGTACCTTGGCGATTGCCGTTGGCTACGCCGATCTCTATGCGGTGAGTGACACAACCATCACCCAAACAGGACGCGCAATCGAGGGATTTTTGCTGCTTTTACTGAGTTTTCTGCTCCTGAACTTGCTGATCAATGGGGGCATGCAGCTGCTGAACCGAGCTGTTTTAAAGGGCCAGCACCATCATTAA
- a CDS encoding HdeD family acid-resistance protein, with product MNTRRIAAALLIVASIAAILLPFASATLLTIGLGGIVFVAGLNQLLRIGDIPNNQGKLFKGLSGLLYIGGAVFILIDPIDSEISLTLFAGVLLLVEGVMELATGASTNAPARGLVVVDGIVTAVLGLLLVIEWPSDSLWALGTIFGVSLFLSALNLLKPTDAPSAAS from the coding sequence ATGAATACTCGCCGTATCGCCGCAGCCCTTTTAATTGTGGCGTCCATCGCAGCCATTTTGCTGCCCTTTGCATCAGCAACCCTTCTCACCATTGGATTAGGGGGAATTGTGTTCGTGGCTGGGCTGAATCAACTACTTCGGATTGGAGATATTCCAAACAATCAAGGGAAACTCTTTAAAGGTTTGTCAGGCCTGCTTTATATCGGCGGTGCTGTCTTCATTCTGATCGACCCAATCGACAGTGAAATCAGTCTCACGCTGTTTGCAGGTGTCCTCTTGCTTGTGGAAGGGGTGATGGAATTGGCAACAGGTGCCAGTACGAATGCACCCGCACGCGGGCTTGTGGTGGTGGATGGAATCGTGACGGCCGTCCTCGGATTGCTGCTGGTGATCGAATGGCCTTCTGACAGCCTGTGGGCTTTGGGGACCATCTTTGGAGTCTCTCTTTTCCTGTCAGCCTTGAACTTGCTCAAGCCCACAGATGCTCCATCAGCCGCCAGCTAA
- a CDS encoding SulP family inorganic anion transporter: MASSPAMGLQNWFSNPRRDVLSGLVVAFAMIPEAIAFSGIAGVDPRVGLFGAFCLSITIAFVGGRTAMITSATGSTALLMTGLVATGNARGEGLGLAYLMAAGILTGVFQILWGYLRLAYQMRFVPLGVLSGFVNALALLIFQAQLPQLGINLHFGEAGHDHAMQALSGSQIPVVWALVLLGLVIIYGLPRITRVLPSQLVAIIVITAISMGLNLDIPKVMNLGELPNGLPIFNLPFGDVSNQRVPFSLETFGIVLPTALSISLVGLMETFLTQDILDERTDSNSNKNTEAKGQGIANIVSSLFGGMAGCALVGQSVMNIDNGGRTRLSTLSSGISLLAMILLASTWLKQIPMAALVAVMIGIAVSTADVAGLRNIRNIPKSDTAVMLMTFAVTMLTTPHNLALGVLAGVALAGILFSRKVAKVIRVEAIKITEDESRYVVSGQLFFVSKIYFLQGFDVHDHPARITIDMSQAHIWDQSGVGALNQLIRKLRLGGSVVNVEGLNKESLNLFEKIGSQPEGSHG; the protein is encoded by the coding sequence ATGGCTTCCTCTCCCGCAATGGGACTTCAGAACTGGTTCAGCAATCCGAGACGGGATGTTCTCTCAGGCCTGGTCGTGGCCTTCGCCATGATTCCAGAAGCGATCGCCTTCTCTGGGATCGCAGGCGTGGATCCCAGAGTTGGATTGTTTGGAGCCTTTTGCCTCTCCATAACAATTGCCTTCGTCGGTGGACGAACGGCGATGATTACCTCCGCCACGGGATCGACAGCCCTGTTGATGACCGGATTGGTCGCGACAGGAAATGCGCGGGGGGAAGGCCTGGGCCTGGCCTATTTGATGGCGGCAGGAATTCTCACCGGAGTCTTCCAAATTCTCTGGGGATATTTACGCCTGGCTTATCAGATGCGATTCGTGCCTCTGGGTGTCTTAAGCGGATTTGTGAATGCTCTTGCTTTATTGATCTTTCAGGCTCAACTTCCTCAATTGGGAATCAACCTTCACTTTGGAGAAGCCGGCCATGACCATGCCATGCAGGCCCTCAGTGGAAGTCAAATTCCCGTTGTCTGGGCCCTCGTTTTGCTTGGTCTTGTCATTATTTATGGCCTACCCCGCATCACACGCGTGCTGCCTTCCCAACTAGTAGCGATCATTGTAATTACAGCCATCAGCATGGGGCTGAATCTGGACATTCCCAAGGTCATGAACCTTGGAGAGCTTCCGAATGGCCTTCCTATTTTTAACCTTCCCTTTGGCGATGTAAGCAATCAACGGGTTCCTTTCAGTCTTGAAACGTTTGGGATTGTCTTGCCAACAGCACTTTCAATTTCGCTGGTTGGCCTCATGGAAACATTCCTAACCCAAGACATTCTTGACGAGAGAACTGACTCTAATTCAAATAAAAATACGGAAGCAAAAGGCCAGGGAATTGCAAACATCGTGTCCTCCTTGTTCGGCGGAATGGCTGGCTGCGCTTTGGTCGGCCAGTCCGTCATGAACATCGACAACGGTGGACGTACACGTCTCTCCACCCTGTCGTCGGGGATCAGCCTCTTAGCGATGATTTTGCTTGCCAGCACTTGGCTGAAGCAGATCCCCATGGCCGCGCTGGTCGCAGTCATGATTGGAATCGCCGTGAGCACAGCCGACGTGGCTGGGCTGCGCAATATTCGCAATATCCCCAAAAGTGACACGGCCGTGATGCTGATGACGTTCGCGGTCACCATGCTCACCACGCCCCACAACCTTGCTCTAGGTGTATTGGCAGGCGTGGCCCTTGCAGGCATTTTATTCAGCCGCAAAGTCGCAAAAGTGATTCGCGTTGAAGCGATCAAAATCACTGAAGACGAAAGTCGCTATGTAGTCAGTGGACAATTGTTCTTTGTAAGCAAGATTTATTTCCTACAAGGATTTGACGTACACGATCATCCAGCCAGAATCACCATTGACATGAGCCAGGCACATATTTGGGATCAAAGCGGCGTTGGAGCACTCAACCAACTCATTCGCAAGCTCAGACTTGGCGGATCGGTCGTGAATGTGGAGGGGTTAAACAAAGAGAGTTTGAATCTGTTTGAAAAGATTGGAAGTCAACCTGAGGGCAGTCATGGTTGA
- a CDS encoding AEC family transporter: MGLLLKGGLNSSLVSTAAIAAAAIMVMLLMLNSWREGGNQRLSPTLQLGSCVGNTAYFGIPVALALLPPEALSISIGYDLGATLLCWGLGPIWLAGARPEAHLYRWRELVNHLSSSPASRGLLGALVVMATPWQATITTALWMPSRVVIVLALIVVGMRLAGLAEERSAATHPEQRDPEQTQRPPANLLNAALVCKLLLFPAFLFGLSLILPISSIARQALVLQAAAPTAISVLLIAETEQADSTAAAQLIWRSTLIAGITIPIWAWLLKTMAERLGT; this comes from the coding sequence ATGGGCTTGCTCTTGAAGGGTGGATTGAATAGCTCCCTGGTGAGCACGGCCGCCATCGCCGCGGCCGCCATCATGGTCATGCTGCTGATGCTGAACAGTTGGCGTGAAGGCGGCAATCAGCGACTATCACCCACGCTTCAACTGGGAAGTTGCGTCGGCAACACGGCTTATTTCGGGATTCCGGTCGCCCTGGCCTTACTCCCCCCGGAGGCCCTATCGATCAGCATCGGCTACGACTTGGGCGCAACCCTGCTTTGTTGGGGGCTCGGACCCATCTGGCTCGCAGGAGCCAGGCCGGAAGCTCATCTTTACCGTTGGCGTGAGTTAGTCAACCACCTCAGTTCGAGTCCAGCATCACGAGGACTCCTGGGAGCCTTGGTTGTGATGGCAACGCCATGGCAAGCAACGATTACGACCGCACTCTGGATGCCTTCAAGGGTGGTCATCGTGCTGGCCTTGATCGTTGTGGGCATGCGACTCGCAGGCCTTGCAGAGGAGAGGTCAGCAGCAACGCATCCTGAGCAGAGAGACCCTGAGCAAACACAGCGCCCTCCCGCCAACCTGTTGAATGCTGCGCTGGTCTGCAAGCTTTTGCTCTTTCCTGCCTTTCTGTTTGGACTCAGCTTGATCCTTCCCATCAGCTCTATCGCGCGTCAGGCCCTTGTCTTGCAGGCTGCAGCCCCAACGGCCATTTCCGTGCTTCTGATCGCAGAAACCGAACAGGCAGACAGCACGGCAGCAGCACAGCTCATTTGGCGCAGCACCCTGATCGCAGGGATCACAATTCCGATTTGGGCTTGGCTGCTGAAGACGATGGCAGAAAGACTCGGAACGTGA
- a CDS encoding amino acid ABC transporter ATP-binding protein codes for MSIAIQAQSVSKSYSDDHRALDEVNLSVNLGEVLVVMGPSGSGKSTLIRTFNGLESIDEGQLEIVGIQLDSNHDERQIKRIRRRVGMVFQQFNLFPHLSILDNITLAPIRVKKTYKKEAELRAMALLSQMGIADQAMKRPAQLSGGQQQRVAIARALAMDPEVMLFDEPTSALDPERVKEVLDAMRTLASAGMTMVVVTHELGFAREVADRVLFMDAGKVVELSDAKTFFSHAKEERSRRFLNQMTN; via the coding sequence ATGTCCATTGCCATCCAAGCGCAGTCCGTCAGCAAGTCCTATTCCGACGATCATCGAGCCCTTGATGAGGTCAATCTCAGCGTCAACCTTGGTGAAGTTCTTGTGGTCATGGGGCCCTCTGGTTCAGGAAAAAGCACCTTGATCCGCACGTTCAATGGGTTGGAAAGCATTGATGAAGGTCAGCTGGAAATCGTAGGCATTCAGCTGGATTCCAACCATGACGAACGACAGATCAAACGAATCCGGCGCCGGGTTGGAATGGTGTTTCAACAGTTCAATTTGTTTCCCCATCTCTCCATCCTCGATAACATCACCTTGGCGCCAATCCGTGTCAAAAAGACGTATAAAAAAGAGGCGGAACTTAGGGCCATGGCGCTGTTGAGCCAAATGGGGATTGCTGATCAGGCCATGAAACGCCCCGCCCAGCTCAGTGGCGGGCAGCAACAACGGGTCGCCATCGCCAGAGCTTTGGCGATGGATCCAGAGGTGATGCTCTTTGACGAACCCACCAGTGCTCTCGATCCAGAACGCGTCAAAGAAGTTCTCGATGCCATGCGCACGCTGGCCTCAGCAGGAATGACCATGGTGGTCGTCACCCATGAGCTGGGATTTGCCCGTGAGGTCGCTGACCGGGTGCTGTTTATGGACGCGGGAAAAGTGGTTGAACTTTCCGACGCCAAGACATTTTTTAGTCATGCCAAAGAAGAGCGCAGCAGGCGCTTTCTCAATCAAATGACCAACTGA
- a CDS encoding DUF2811 domain-containing protein, which produces MDRYHLEHCETTVAESINDLGISSVSMEAEIPEVLYRGMKDFIGLNPRWDQYRLLSSAIAQFLVQNGCTDRAVTERYLDDLFTRSEV; this is translated from the coding sequence ATGGATCGATATCACCTTGAACATTGCGAAACCACCGTCGCTGAATCAATCAACGACCTAGGAATTTCATCGGTGAGCATGGAAGCTGAAATCCCCGAGGTTCTTTATCGCGGAATGAAGGATTTCATTGGACTAAATCCTCGCTGGGATCAATATCGTCTGCTTAGTTCAGCAATTGCTCAATTTTTAGTACAAAATGGTTGTACAGATCGAGCTGTTACAGAGCGCTACCTCGATGATCTGTTTACGCGCTCTGAGGTCTGA